The Larus michahellis chromosome 16, bLarMic1.1, whole genome shotgun sequence genome has a segment encoding these proteins:
- the PRDM2 gene encoding PR domain zinc finger protein 2 isoform X1: MNQNTTDSTVAVETLDDVPEHVLRGLPEDVRLFPSAVDKTRLGVWATKSILKGKKFGPFVGDKKKRSQVKSNVYMWEVYYPNLGWMCVDATDPKKGNWLRYINWARSGKEQNLFPLEINRTIYYKSLKPIAPGEELLVWYNGEDDPEIAAAIEEERASARSRRHSPKAKKGKKKAQEAKNKGKKAADTKQKKADLDSTSADMRDSKEGHKEEDETPSVSAVLSLEQTAVIQEMVNQDVLPKLMIPSPASELQIVTEDKQGEAINCASDDLDDDEEEDDDDEEDDDDEIEDTDMPKENAEMPLICEEKLDSMEEQKSTSEESPESSPKKKLVVKIPKTRGESNGDVQETFMFPCQHCERKFTTKQGLERHMHIHISTVNHAFKCRYCGKAFGTQINRRRHERRHEAGPKRKPFLTLTSSQHLDNVADNQVIVDDGLKDDLNVSSLVQDSVVLDSEKVSQEMSNSAFAEENKEPKELHPCKYCKKVFGTHTNMRRHQRRVHERHLIPKGVRRKGFFTEEPSLQTEQAPPVQSVYIASTEIEEEGEVDDVYIMDISSNISENLNYYIDGKIQSNSSTSNCDVIQMESNSADLYGLNCIISPVTVEISSNLKVTQTHVNEPPKEPSSSGSNESKKRRTASPPLVPKIKTEIDPEPVTPTSSLNLPLSISTESLPFHKEKGVYLSSKLKQLLQTQDSKKITPPSEIPKLGPSVTSSPILPPVSSRFKRRTSSPPSSPQHSPVLRDFVKSGEGKTVWNDNIRSSKMPKLESHSNSPAWSLTGREEKETLSPLCFEDYKISKDWAAAPTFGNVCNQQPLDLSSGVKQRSDVKNKNQVPWESVLDLSVHKKPCSDAEIREYKENSIQPTCSGVKKKKPTTCMLQKVLLNEYNGTDAATDSTLGVTKSASPSKSLEPQAEPDVDPSLSASSSVDTQPLGSSVSPVPQASAVPSMCQLPPLLTPTNPPSPPPCPPVLTVATSPPPLLPTMPLSIPDVSASATNTSSCPSPLSNTTTQSPLPVLSPTVSPSPSPVPSVEPLISAASPGPPTLSSSSSSSSSSSFSSSSSSSSPSPPPLSVVSSVVSSADNLENTLPIIKQEEAEHEQQKAREDPHTSSESGVVQETFNKSFVCNVCESPFLSIKDLTKHLSIHAEEWPFKCEFCVQLFRDKTDLSEHRFLLHGVGNIFVCSVCKKEFAFLCNLQQHQRDLHPDKECTHHEFESGTLRPQNFTDPNKANAEHMQSLPEDSLEPSKEEEDEDLNDSSEELYTTIKIMASGVKSKDPDVRMGLNQHYPSFKPPPFQYHHRNPMGIGVTATNFTTHNIPQTFTTAIRCTKCGKSVDNMPELHKHILACASASDKKRYTPKKNPIPLKQTVQPKNGMVVIAGPGKNAFRRMGQPKRLNFNVEISKMSSNKLKISALKKKNQLVQKAILQKKKSAQQKAELKSNSSESDPHICPYCNREFTYIGSLNKHASYSCPKKPISPSSKKNSSKKSASSSSPASSEKGSSQRRRTADAEIKMQSMQPHLGKTRARTSGPAQIQLPSASFKSKQNVKFVPPIRSKKPNSSSSLRNSSPVRVSKMSHVDGKKTKVAKNSSSVISSKTSRKLHVRIQRNNKAGLPSKSAVASKKKADRFTVKSRERIGGPITRSLQQAANAEAAENKRDESSAKQELKDFSYRLRMASRCPSSSSHNTSTRQGKKSNCAASHFFKE, encoded by the exons gaaagaaaaaggctcaGGAAGCTAAAAACAAGGGAAAGAAGGCAGCggatacaaagcagaaaaaggctgATTTGGATTCTACTTCCGCAGATATGAGGGATTCTAAAGAGG GTCATAAAGAGGAAGATGAAACaccttctgtttctgctgtacTGTCCCTGGAACAAACAGCTGTGATTCAGGAAATGGTAAACCAAGATGTACTTCCAAAGCTGATGATCCCCAGTCCTGCCAGTGAGCTACAAATAGTGACTGAAGACAAACAAGGAGAAGCAATAAACTGTGCATCAGATGATTTagatgatgatgaagaggaggatgatgatgatgaggaggatgaTGACGACGAGATAGAAGATACCGATATGcctaaagaaaatgctgaaatgccTTTGATATGTGAAGAAAAGTTAGACTCTATGGAAGAGCAAAAGAGTACGTCAGAAGAATCTCCAGAAAGCTCTCCAAAGAAAAAACTTGTTGTGAAAATTCCAAAAACAAGAGGTGAATCAAATGGCGATGTTCAGGAAACATTCATGTTTCCCTGTCAACATTGTGAGAGGAAGTTTACAACAAAGCAAGGACTTGAACGCCACATGCACATCCATATATCTACTGTTAACCATGCTTTCAAGTGTCGATACTGTGGGAAAGCCTTTGGTACTCAAATTAACAGGCGAAGACATGAGCGACGCCATGAGGCAGGGCCAAAAAGGAAACCATTCTTAACACTAACATCATCGCAACACTTGGATAATGTTGCTGATAACCAAGTAATTGTGGATGATGGTCTTAAAGATGATCTGAATGTTTCCAGTCTTGTGCAAGACTCTGTTGTCTTGGATTCTGAGAAAGTTTCCCAAGAAATGTCAAACTCTGCTTTTGCTGAGGAAAATAAGGAGCCCAAAGAATTGCACCCATGCAAATACTGCAAAAAGGTTTTTGGAACTCACACCAATATGCGGAGGCATCAGCGTAGGGTTCATGAGCGTCATCTTATTCCCAAAGGTGTCAGAAGAAAAGGATTCTTTACTGAAGAGCCATCTCTTCAGACAGAGCAGGCCCCACCAGTCCAGAGTGTATATATAGCAAGTACAGAAATAGAAGAGGAAGGTGAAGTAGATGATGTCTATATTATGGATATTTCCAGCAATATCTCTGAAAATCTAAATTATTATATTGATGGTAAAATCCAGTCCAACAGCAGCACTAGCAATTGTGATGTGATTCAGATGGAGTCCAACTCTGCAGACTTGTATGGACTAAATTGTATCATCAGTCCAGTCACAGTGGAAATCTCCTCAAATTTAAAGGTTACACAAACACATGTGAATGAACCTCCCAAGGAACCCTCGAGCAGTGGGAGCAATGAATCCAAAAAGAGGAGAACTGCCAGCCCTCCTCTTgtaccaaaaataaaaactgaaatagaCCCAGAACCTGTAACTCCTACTAGTTCTTTAAATCTCCCTCTTAGCATTTCAACAGAAAGCCTAccttttcataaagaaaaaggtgtttatttgtcatcaaaattaaaacagcttCTTCAGACGCAGGACAGTAAGAAGATAACTCCACCAAGTGAAATCCCTAAACTAGGACCTTCCGTTACATCATCGCCTATTTTGCCTCCAGTATCCAGTAGATTTAAAAGAAggaccagctctcctcccagtTCTCCACAGCACAGTCCAGTACTTCGAGATTTTGTCAAATCAGGTGAGGGAAAAACTGTGTGGAATGATAATATTCGGAGCTCAAAAATGCCAAAGTTAGAAAGCCACAGCAACTCACCCGCTTGGAGCTTGactggaagggaggaaaaagagactTTGAGCCCTCTTTGCTTTGAAGATTATAAAATATCAAAAGACTGGGCAGCGGCTCCGACTTTCGGCAATGTGTGCAACCAGCAGCCACTGGATTTATCTAGTGGTGTGAAACAACGGTCTGATGTTAAAAATAAGAATCAGGTTCCCTGGGAATCTGTTTTAGATTTAAGTGTGCATAAGAAGCCTTGCAGCGACGCTGAAATTAGGGAATATAAAGAAAATTCCATACAGCCAACCTGCAGTggtgttaaaaagaagaaaccaacCACTTGCATGTTACAGAAGGTTCTGCTGAATGAGTACAACGGAACGGATGCAGCCACAGACAGCACGCTCGGTGTAACCAAGAGTGCGAGCCCAAGCAAATCCCTGGAGCCGCAGGCAGAACCTGACGTGGATCCCAGTCTATCTGCATCATCTTCTGTTGACACTCAGCCCCTTGGTTCCTCTGTTTCCCCTGTGCCACAGGCATCTGCTGTACCTTCCATGTGCCAGCTGCCTCCTTTGTTAACACCAACCaatcctccttccccaccaccctgcccGCCTGTCTTAACAGTTGCTACAtcacctcctccccttcttccgACAATGCCGTTATCAATTCCCGATGTCTCTGCCAGTGCCACCAACACTTCTTCTTGCCCGTCGCCACTTTCTAACACTACTACCCAGTCCCCGCTGCCAGTTCTTTCACCTACTGTgtctccttctccatctcctgtTCCTTCTGTTGAACCTCTTATTTCTGCTGCTTCACCTGGTCCTCCTACActctcttcctcatcttcctcctcctcttcttcctctttctcctcctcttcatcttcatcatctccatctccacctcctcTTTCTGTAGTTTCTTCTGTTGTTTCCTCTGCTGATAATCTTGAAAATACTCTCCCAATAATAAAGCAGGAAGAAGCTGAACATGAAcaacagaaagcaagagaagatCCTCATACTTCAAGCGAATCAGGAGTAGTGCAGGAAACATTCAATAAAAGCTTTGTGTGCAATGTCTGTGaatcaccttttctttctattaaaGACCTAACGAAGCATTTATCCATTCATGCTGAAGAATGGCCCTTCAAATGTGAATTCTGTGTACAGCTTTTTAGGGATAAAACAGACTTGTCGGAACATCGCTTTCTGCTTCATGGAGTAGGAAATATCTTTGTTTGCTCGGTCTGTAAAAAGGAATTTGCTTTTTTGTGCAATTTGCAACAGCATCAGCGGGATCTCCACCCAGACAAAGAGTGCACACACCATGAGTTTGAAAGTGGGACTTTGAGACCCCAGAATTTTACTGACCCCAATAAGGCAAACGCGGAGCACATGCAGAGCCTGCCAGAAGATTCTTTGGAACCTTCtaaagaggaggaagatgaagatctAAATGATTCCTCCGAAGAGCTTTATACTACTATAAAAATAATGGCTTCTGGGGTAAAATCTAAAGATCCAGATGTTCGTATGGGCCTCAATCAACACTACCCGAGCTTTAAACCGCCTCCATTTCAGTATCACCATCGTAATCCTATGGGTATTGGAGTTACTGCAACAAACTTCACTACCCACAATATTCCACAGACTTTTACTACTGCCATTCGATGCACAAAATGCGGGAAAAGTGTTGATAACATGCCTGAGTTACACAAACACATATTGGCCTGTGCATCTGCCAGTGATAAAAAGAGATACACAcctaaaaaaaatccaataccaCTGAAACAGACAGTGCAGCCTAAGAACGGCATGGTTGTTATAGCTGGCCCTGGAAAGAATGCCTTCAGACGAATGGGTCAACCTAAAAGACTTAATTTCAATGTTGAGATTAGCAAAATGTCctcaaacaaactaaaaataagtgcattgaaaaagaaaaaccagcttGTCCAGAAAGCAatcttgcaaaaaaagaaatctgcccAGCAGAAGGCGGAATTGAAAAGTAATTCATCCGAGTCAGACCCTCACATCTGCCCCTACTGTAATAGAGAGTTTACTTACATTGGAAGTTTGAATAAACACGCGTCATACAGCTGTCCCAAAAAACCCATCTCTCCCTCCTCTAAAAAGAATTCTTCAAAAAAAAGTGCAAGTTCTTCTTCACCTGCAAGCAGTGAAAAAGGCAGCAGCCAGCGCAGGCGAACAGCAGAtgcagaaatcaaaatgcaaagcATGCAGCCACACTTGGGCAAGACACGAGCACGAACCTCAGGACCCGCACAGATCCAGCTTCCCTCTGCATccttcaaatcaaaacaaaatgttaaatttGTACCTCCCATTCGATCTAAAAAGCCAAATTCGTCTTCGTCATTGAGGAACTCTAGTCCTGTAAGAGTGTCCAAAATGTCCCATGTTGATGGGAAAAAAACTAAAGTCGCTAAGAACAGTTCCTCTGTAATCTCAAGCAAAACATCCCGGAAATTGCACGTCAGAATACAAAGGAATAATAAAGCTGGGTTGCCAAGTAAATCTGCTGTGGCAAGTAAGAAAAAGGCAGATAGATTCACTGTAAAATCTAGAGAGAGGATTGGAGGACCTATTACACGAAGCCTACAGCAGGCGGCAAatgcagaggcagcagaaaacaaaagagatgaaAGCAGTGCAAAGCAAGAACTAAAAGATTTCAG TTACAGGCTCCGCATGGCCTCTAgatgtccctcctcctcttcGCATAACACCAGCACCAGGCAAGGCAAGAAATCCAACTGCGCCGCATCCCACTTCTTCAAGGAATAG
- the PRDM2 gene encoding PR domain zinc finger protein 2 isoform X4, giving the protein MWEVYYPNLGWMCVDATDPKKGNWLRYINWARSGKEQNLFPLEINRTIYYKSLKPIAPGEELLVWYNGEDDPEIAAAIEEERASARSRRHSPKAKKGKKKAQEAKNKGKKAADTKQKKADLDSTSADMRDSKEGHKEEDETPSVSAVLSLEQTAVIQEMVNQDVLPKLMIPSPASELQIVTEDKQGEAINCASDDLDDDEEEDDDDEEDDDDEIEDTDMPKENAEMPLICEEKLDSMEEQKSTSEESPESSPKKKLVVKIPKTRGESNGDVQETFMFPCQHCERKFTTKQGLERHMHIHISTVNHAFKCRYCGKAFGTQINRRRHERRHEAGPKRKPFLTLTSSQHLDNVADNQVIVDDGLKDDLNVSSLVQDSVVLDSEKVSQEMSNSAFAEENKEPKELHPCKYCKKVFGTHTNMRRHQRRVHERHLIPKGVRRKGFFTEEPSLQTEQAPPVQSVYIASTEIEEEGEVDDVYIMDISSNISENLNYYIDGKIQSNSSTSNCDVIQMESNSADLYGLNCIISPVTVEISSNLKVTQTHVNEPPKEPSSSGSNESKKRRTASPPLVPKIKTEIDPEPVTPTSSLNLPLSISTESLPFHKEKGVYLSSKLKQLLQTQDSKKITPPSEIPKLGPSVTSSPILPPVSSRFKRRTSSPPSSPQHSPVLRDFVKSGEGKTVWNDNIRSSKMPKLESHSNSPAWSLTGREEKETLSPLCFEDYKISKDWAAAPTFGNVCNQQPLDLSSGVKQRSDVKNKNQVPWESVLDLSVHKKPCSDAEIREYKENSIQPTCSGVKKKKPTTCMLQKVLLNEYNGTDAATDSTLGVTKSASPSKSLEPQAEPDVDPSLSASSSVDTQPLGSSVSPVPQASAVPSMCQLPPLLTPTNPPSPPPCPPVLTVATSPPPLLPTMPLSIPDVSASATNTSSCPSPLSNTTTQSPLPVLSPTVSPSPSPVPSVEPLISAASPGPPTLSSSSSSSSSSSFSSSSSSSSPSPPPLSVVSSVVSSADNLENTLPIIKQEEAEHEQQKAREDPHTSSESGVVQETFNKSFVCNVCESPFLSIKDLTKHLSIHAEEWPFKCEFCVQLFRDKTDLSEHRFLLHGVGNIFVCSVCKKEFAFLCNLQQHQRDLHPDKECTHHEFESGTLRPQNFTDPNKANAEHMQSLPEDSLEPSKEEEDEDLNDSSEELYTTIKIMASGVKSKDPDVRMGLNQHYPSFKPPPFQYHHRNPMGIGVTATNFTTHNIPQTFTTAIRCTKCGKSVDNMPELHKHILACASASDKKRYTPKKNPIPLKQTVQPKNGMVVIAGPGKNAFRRMGQPKRLNFNVEISKMSSNKLKISALKKKNQLVQKAILQKKKSAQQKAELKSNSSESDPHICPYCNREFTYIGSLNKHASYSCPKKPISPSSKKNSSKKSASSSSPASSEKGSSQRRRTADAEIKMQSMQPHLGKTRARTSGPAQIQLPSASFKSKQNVKFVPPIRSKKPNSSSSLRNSSPVRVSKMSHVDGKKTKVAKNSSSVISSKTSRKLHVRIQRNNKAGLPSKSAVASKKKADRFTVKSRERIGGPITRSLQQAANAEAAENKRDESSAKQELKDFSYRLRMASRCPSSSSHNTSTRQGKKSNCAASHFFKE; this is encoded by the exons gaaagaaaaaggctcaGGAAGCTAAAAACAAGGGAAAGAAGGCAGCggatacaaagcagaaaaaggctgATTTGGATTCTACTTCCGCAGATATGAGGGATTCTAAAGAGG GTCATAAAGAGGAAGATGAAACaccttctgtttctgctgtacTGTCCCTGGAACAAACAGCTGTGATTCAGGAAATGGTAAACCAAGATGTACTTCCAAAGCTGATGATCCCCAGTCCTGCCAGTGAGCTACAAATAGTGACTGAAGACAAACAAGGAGAAGCAATAAACTGTGCATCAGATGATTTagatgatgatgaagaggaggatgatgatgatgaggaggatgaTGACGACGAGATAGAAGATACCGATATGcctaaagaaaatgctgaaatgccTTTGATATGTGAAGAAAAGTTAGACTCTATGGAAGAGCAAAAGAGTACGTCAGAAGAATCTCCAGAAAGCTCTCCAAAGAAAAAACTTGTTGTGAAAATTCCAAAAACAAGAGGTGAATCAAATGGCGATGTTCAGGAAACATTCATGTTTCCCTGTCAACATTGTGAGAGGAAGTTTACAACAAAGCAAGGACTTGAACGCCACATGCACATCCATATATCTACTGTTAACCATGCTTTCAAGTGTCGATACTGTGGGAAAGCCTTTGGTACTCAAATTAACAGGCGAAGACATGAGCGACGCCATGAGGCAGGGCCAAAAAGGAAACCATTCTTAACACTAACATCATCGCAACACTTGGATAATGTTGCTGATAACCAAGTAATTGTGGATGATGGTCTTAAAGATGATCTGAATGTTTCCAGTCTTGTGCAAGACTCTGTTGTCTTGGATTCTGAGAAAGTTTCCCAAGAAATGTCAAACTCTGCTTTTGCTGAGGAAAATAAGGAGCCCAAAGAATTGCACCCATGCAAATACTGCAAAAAGGTTTTTGGAACTCACACCAATATGCGGAGGCATCAGCGTAGGGTTCATGAGCGTCATCTTATTCCCAAAGGTGTCAGAAGAAAAGGATTCTTTACTGAAGAGCCATCTCTTCAGACAGAGCAGGCCCCACCAGTCCAGAGTGTATATATAGCAAGTACAGAAATAGAAGAGGAAGGTGAAGTAGATGATGTCTATATTATGGATATTTCCAGCAATATCTCTGAAAATCTAAATTATTATATTGATGGTAAAATCCAGTCCAACAGCAGCACTAGCAATTGTGATGTGATTCAGATGGAGTCCAACTCTGCAGACTTGTATGGACTAAATTGTATCATCAGTCCAGTCACAGTGGAAATCTCCTCAAATTTAAAGGTTACACAAACACATGTGAATGAACCTCCCAAGGAACCCTCGAGCAGTGGGAGCAATGAATCCAAAAAGAGGAGAACTGCCAGCCCTCCTCTTgtaccaaaaataaaaactgaaatagaCCCAGAACCTGTAACTCCTACTAGTTCTTTAAATCTCCCTCTTAGCATTTCAACAGAAAGCCTAccttttcataaagaaaaaggtgtttatttgtcatcaaaattaaaacagcttCTTCAGACGCAGGACAGTAAGAAGATAACTCCACCAAGTGAAATCCCTAAACTAGGACCTTCCGTTACATCATCGCCTATTTTGCCTCCAGTATCCAGTAGATTTAAAAGAAggaccagctctcctcccagtTCTCCACAGCACAGTCCAGTACTTCGAGATTTTGTCAAATCAGGTGAGGGAAAAACTGTGTGGAATGATAATATTCGGAGCTCAAAAATGCCAAAGTTAGAAAGCCACAGCAACTCACCCGCTTGGAGCTTGactggaagggaggaaaaagagactTTGAGCCCTCTTTGCTTTGAAGATTATAAAATATCAAAAGACTGGGCAGCGGCTCCGACTTTCGGCAATGTGTGCAACCAGCAGCCACTGGATTTATCTAGTGGTGTGAAACAACGGTCTGATGTTAAAAATAAGAATCAGGTTCCCTGGGAATCTGTTTTAGATTTAAGTGTGCATAAGAAGCCTTGCAGCGACGCTGAAATTAGGGAATATAAAGAAAATTCCATACAGCCAACCTGCAGTggtgttaaaaagaagaaaccaacCACTTGCATGTTACAGAAGGTTCTGCTGAATGAGTACAACGGAACGGATGCAGCCACAGACAGCACGCTCGGTGTAACCAAGAGTGCGAGCCCAAGCAAATCCCTGGAGCCGCAGGCAGAACCTGACGTGGATCCCAGTCTATCTGCATCATCTTCTGTTGACACTCAGCCCCTTGGTTCCTCTGTTTCCCCTGTGCCACAGGCATCTGCTGTACCTTCCATGTGCCAGCTGCCTCCTTTGTTAACACCAACCaatcctccttccccaccaccctgcccGCCTGTCTTAACAGTTGCTACAtcacctcctccccttcttccgACAATGCCGTTATCAATTCCCGATGTCTCTGCCAGTGCCACCAACACTTCTTCTTGCCCGTCGCCACTTTCTAACACTACTACCCAGTCCCCGCTGCCAGTTCTTTCACCTACTGTgtctccttctccatctcctgtTCCTTCTGTTGAACCTCTTATTTCTGCTGCTTCACCTGGTCCTCCTACActctcttcctcatcttcctcctcctcttcttcctctttctcctcctcttcatcttcatcatctccatctccacctcctcTTTCTGTAGTTTCTTCTGTTGTTTCCTCTGCTGATAATCTTGAAAATACTCTCCCAATAATAAAGCAGGAAGAAGCTGAACATGAAcaacagaaagcaagagaagatCCTCATACTTCAAGCGAATCAGGAGTAGTGCAGGAAACATTCAATAAAAGCTTTGTGTGCAATGTCTGTGaatcaccttttctttctattaaaGACCTAACGAAGCATTTATCCATTCATGCTGAAGAATGGCCCTTCAAATGTGAATTCTGTGTACAGCTTTTTAGGGATAAAACAGACTTGTCGGAACATCGCTTTCTGCTTCATGGAGTAGGAAATATCTTTGTTTGCTCGGTCTGTAAAAAGGAATTTGCTTTTTTGTGCAATTTGCAACAGCATCAGCGGGATCTCCACCCAGACAAAGAGTGCACACACCATGAGTTTGAAAGTGGGACTTTGAGACCCCAGAATTTTACTGACCCCAATAAGGCAAACGCGGAGCACATGCAGAGCCTGCCAGAAGATTCTTTGGAACCTTCtaaagaggaggaagatgaagatctAAATGATTCCTCCGAAGAGCTTTATACTACTATAAAAATAATGGCTTCTGGGGTAAAATCTAAAGATCCAGATGTTCGTATGGGCCTCAATCAACACTACCCGAGCTTTAAACCGCCTCCATTTCAGTATCACCATCGTAATCCTATGGGTATTGGAGTTACTGCAACAAACTTCACTACCCACAATATTCCACAGACTTTTACTACTGCCATTCGATGCACAAAATGCGGGAAAAGTGTTGATAACATGCCTGAGTTACACAAACACATATTGGCCTGTGCATCTGCCAGTGATAAAAAGAGATACACAcctaaaaaaaatccaataccaCTGAAACAGACAGTGCAGCCTAAGAACGGCATGGTTGTTATAGCTGGCCCTGGAAAGAATGCCTTCAGACGAATGGGTCAACCTAAAAGACTTAATTTCAATGTTGAGATTAGCAAAATGTCctcaaacaaactaaaaataagtgcattgaaaaagaaaaaccagcttGTCCAGAAAGCAatcttgcaaaaaaagaaatctgcccAGCAGAAGGCGGAATTGAAAAGTAATTCATCCGAGTCAGACCCTCACATCTGCCCCTACTGTAATAGAGAGTTTACTTACATTGGAAGTTTGAATAAACACGCGTCATACAGCTGTCCCAAAAAACCCATCTCTCCCTCCTCTAAAAAGAATTCTTCAAAAAAAAGTGCAAGTTCTTCTTCACCTGCAAGCAGTGAAAAAGGCAGCAGCCAGCGCAGGCGAACAGCAGAtgcagaaatcaaaatgcaaagcATGCAGCCACACTTGGGCAAGACACGAGCACGAACCTCAGGACCCGCACAGATCCAGCTTCCCTCTGCATccttcaaatcaaaacaaaatgttaaatttGTACCTCCCATTCGATCTAAAAAGCCAAATTCGTCTTCGTCATTGAGGAACTCTAGTCCTGTAAGAGTGTCCAAAATGTCCCATGTTGATGGGAAAAAAACTAAAGTCGCTAAGAACAGTTCCTCTGTAATCTCAAGCAAAACATCCCGGAAATTGCACGTCAGAATACAAAGGAATAATAAAGCTGGGTTGCCAAGTAAATCTGCTGTGGCAAGTAAGAAAAAGGCAGATAGATTCACTGTAAAATCTAGAGAGAGGATTGGAGGACCTATTACACGAAGCCTACAGCAGGCGGCAAatgcagaggcagcagaaaacaaaagagatgaaAGCAGTGCAAAGCAAGAACTAAAAGATTTCAG TTACAGGCTCCGCATGGCCTCTAgatgtccctcctcctcttcGCATAACACCAGCACCAGGCAAGGCAAGAAATCCAACTGCGCCGCATCCCACTTCTTCAAGGAATAG